The following proteins are co-located in the Colletotrichum lupini chromosome 4, complete sequence genome:
- a CDS encoding cytochrome P450 CYP4/CYP19/CYP26 subfamilies: MFSEGLFEKFDDRACRIVGFLAVVGIFILVLDNARSYIRLRHIPGPPAAALTNFIRRSWVNTGNAHEIHTNLHSKYGTVVRFGPNAVMVSQPDAIEKIYGFKRRFEKSEFYDSIMPRIKGGKIPDVFATRDEDIHRRMRRPVANLYSLTNLMAFEPVVNSTMQHLFERLDELFLDTNVEVGLFNWMQYFMFDVLGEVTFSKELECLDKGGDVEGVIENNWRYFNMIAANTQMPWLDYLWRDNPLIPVSAKRNPLVEFGAARIRERMNLLQSGKGDLGQKDFLSSFISENAKDHTLPAMFLPTWVNSNIVAGADTTSILSGALIYHLLKNPASLAKLQKEIDDATAAGRLSEFATWKESKSLTYFDACVKEATRMHPPFALPFERVVPDCGLEIDGYHIPPGTRIGINPWSLHREVSLYGAEPDLWRPERWLCDEEKHASMYNSLLTFGAGHRSCLGKHLAYFEIYKLIPSLLQRYNIQLVNQNEEWTVENKWLAKPSGFRVC, from the exons ATGTTTTCGGAAGGGCTCTTTGAGAAATTCGATGACAGAGCCTGTCGTATCGTTGGATTCCTGGCGGTCGTAGGCATATTCATCCTCGTTCTGGACAATGCGCGTTCCTACATCCGGTTGAGACACATCCCCGGACCACCTGCGGCAGCTCTCACGAACTTCATCCGTCGATCGTGGGTCAACACTGGCAACGCTCACGAAATTCACACCAATTTGCACAGCAAATATGGCACCGTTGTACGGTTTGGTCCCAATGCCGTCATGGTCTCCCAGCCCGATGCAATTGAGAAGATATACGGTTTCAAAAGAAGATTTGAGAAG TCCGAGTTCTACGACTCAATAATGCCGAGGATTAAGGGCGGCAAGATTCCAGATGTCTTCGCTACTCGAGACGAGGATATACATCGGCGAATGAGGCGTCCCGTCGCCAATCTGTACTCGCTCACAAATCTGATGGCGTTTGAGCCGGTCGTGAACTCTACTATGCAACATCTGTTCGAGCGGTTAGACGAGCTGTTCCTAGACACGAACGTTGAAGTCGGCCTATTCAATTGGATGCAATATTTCATGTTCGACGTTCTTGGGGAAGTCACGTTCTCAAAGGAACTTGAATGTCTCGATAAAGGTGGCGATGTTGAAGGCGTCATTGAGAACAACTGGCGCTATTTCAACATGATTGCTGCA AATACGCAAATGCCTTGGCTTGACTACTTGTGGAGAGACAACCCTCTGATTCCCGTCTCGGCGAAAAGAAACCCGCTCGTAGAATTCGGTGCCGCTAGAATCAGGGAGCGAATGAATCTGCTCCAGAGCGGCAAAGGTGACCTCGGCCAAAAAGACTTCCTTTCCAGCTTCATCTCTGAGAATGCCAAAGACCATACTCTACCAGCAAT GTTCCTCCCCACCTGGGTCAATTCTAATATCGTGGCAGGTGCAGACACGACAAGTATTCTATCTGGCGCCTTAATATACCATCTCCTCAAAAACCCAGCGTCGCTCGCAAAGCTTCAAAAGGAGATCGACGATGCCACCGCCGCGGGGCGACTCTCCGAATTCGCGACTTGGAAAGAATCCAAATCTCTTACTTATTTTGACGCCTGTGTCAAAGAGGCCACCAGGATGCATCCACCATTTGCCCTCCCGTTCGAGCGCGTGGTTCCTGATTGTGGACTGGAGATCGACGGGTACCACATTCCCCCGGGAACAAGAATCGGGATT AACCCGTGGTCGCTGCACCGCGAAGTGTCACTCTATGGCGCCGAACCGGACCTCTGGCGACCCGAGAGATGGTTGTGTGATGAAGAGAAGCACGCCTCCATGTACAATTCACTTCTGACT TTTGGCGCTGGCCACAGAAGCTGCCTCGGGAAACATCTCGCCTATTTTGAGATATATAAGCTCATTCCCTCGTTGTTGCAACGCTACAAC ATACAATTAGTAAACCAAAATGAGGAGTGGACTGTTGAGAACAAGTGGCTTGCCAAGCCTTCGGGATTCCGCgtctgttag